The genomic stretch GTGATCATCCCCGACTACCGGCATCTGATGGCGACTGCCACCGCCGCGGCAACGCTGGCCGGGCAGGCTCCGGGGCGAGTCGCGATCGGGCTGGGGCCGGGCCGTGCACAGATCATGCACGGCGGCAAGCCCGGGTTGTGGAAGGACCTGGAGGCCTACACGGTCGCGCTGCGGGCGCTGCTGCGCGGCGAGGCGGTGGAGTGGAACGGGACGACCCATCAGCTGCTCCACCCGCCGGGCGTGGTCGCGGAGCGCCCGATCGAGGTCCCGATCCTGCTGTCCGCCGAAGGCCCGAAAGGGCTGGAGATCGCCGGCCGGGTCGCCGACGGCGTGATCTCGTTCGGAGTGGCCCGCAGCGGCTTCGCCTGGAACGCGGTGCTGCTGCACGGCACCGTGTTGCCCGCCGGCGCGGTCGACGACGATCACCTGCTCGCCGCGGCGGGTGCCGGAGCAGGCGCGGCGTACCACATCACCTACGCCACCGGCGGCGACGCGGTCGACCAACTGCCCGGCGGAGCCGACTACCGGGCGGCGATCGAAGCGTTGCCGCTCGAGCAGCGGGCGAGGGCAGTGTGGAGCCAGCACCTGGTGGAGGCCGCGCCCGCCGAACGCCTGGCGTTGACCCCGGCGCGGATCCGGTCCTCGACTTTCACCGGCCCGGCCGATGAACTGCGCGATCGGCTGGGCGAGTTGGAGAAGGCCGGAGCCACCGAGGCGATCTACCAGCCGGCCGGGCCGGACCTGGACCGGGAACTGACCGCGTTCGCGCGGATGGCGGGCATCGGCGGCTGACAACCCATCCGTGTCTGAACGGCATCCGGGCCCACGCCGCGATGGCGTGGGCCCGGACCGGACAGCGGGAAGCTCAGCCGGCGTTGACCTTCGGCATGATCTCCTCGGCCAGCACCTTCAGGTCGTCCATGGTCTTGGCCGTGGGGACGTCGTTGAACGGCGGCCAGAGCAGCGGCATGGTCATGCCCGCCTCCTTGTAGGCCTTGAGCCGGTCGGTGAGCTGACCGACGGTGCCGACCAGCAGGTTCGTGCCCTTACCGGCGTCGGCCTGGTCGACCTCGGCGTCGGTGATGACCATCCAGATCATGCTGCACATGTCGAAGTTGGCCGGGAAGTCGTGGCCCAACTCGTTGAGCTCGCGCCCGATCTCGGTCTTCCAGTGCTTGATCTGCTCCGGGGTGTCCTGGATGCCGATCCAGCCCTGCAGGCCGTACTTGGCGATCCGCTTGGCCGAGCGCTTCGGGTCCTTCAGACCGCTGAAGTAGATCGGCGGGCCCGGCTTCTGCAGGGGCTTGTGGCCGAAACCGCAGAGCTCGAAGTCGGCGAACTCGCCGTGGTACTCGAACAGCTCGTTCTGCCAGACGCCCTGCATGATCTCGATGGTCTCCCGCACATGTGCGTGCCGGCGCGGGAAGATGTCGGTCGCGCTGGCCGCGGCGAACTCCTCGGGCATCCACCCGGAGCCGACGCCGACGTTGAGCCGGCCACCGGCGAGGTGGTCGATGGTGGCCAGCTCGGTCGCCAGCACGCCCGGAGACCGGTACGGCGTGTCGATGATGCTCATGCCGATGCGGATCTTGCTGGTCTTCGCGGCGAGGTACGGGAGCAACGGGAAGCCCTGGAACCACTCCCCGCGGGCCTGCACCGGCATGCCCTTGGGGAACTCGGTCATCATGCCGAAGGAGTGCTGCAGCTCCATTCGGTCGGACGCCTCTGGAACCACGATCCGGTCCAGCGTCCAGACGGAGTCGAAGTCCAGATCCTCCGCGAGCGCGGTGAGCTCATCAATCTCCTGGAGCGTCACCTTGGTGCGGAAGTTCGGAAGGTAGAGAGCGAGCTTCATTGCTGCGGCCTCCTCGAGGCGTCCTTGTCGCGTGGTCCCGTACTCCGTGGGCCCCACGCTACTTACGTTCCAGGCTCGGTCTATCACGCCGAATTCTGGTGCACTGCCTCAGGCCCGGTCTCAAATCCGCGTTAACTGCGCAGACCGGCGGTCGCCGGCGGGCGTGGTCGTCCCTATCTTTCAGCCATGACCGGTGACGTGACGCAGGCCAGCGAGACGCTCTGGAGTCCCTCGGCAGCTCGGATTGAGAGCTCGCCACTGCGCGAGTACCTCAGCTGGTTGGAGAAGCGGGAGGGCCGGGCGTTCCCTGATCACGACGCGCTGTGGGCCTGGTCGGTGGCGGACATCGATCGGTTCTGGGTGTCTCTGATCGACTACTACCGGATCGGCTTCTCGCAACCGTGGACCGCGGTGCGCACCCCCGAGCCCATGCCCCACACCCGCTGGTTCCCCGGAGCTCGCCTGAACTGGGCCGAGCAGGCGCTGCGCACCGGGGACGACGACGCCACCGCGCTCGTGTGCGCGCAGGAGGGCGGCGGACCGCACCGCGAGATCAGCCGTGGGTCGCTGCGAGCCCAGGTGGCCGCGGCGGCCGGATGGCTGCGCCGGGCCGCCGTGCGCCCCGGTGACCGCGTGGCGGCGTACCTGCCGAACACCGAGCACGCCGTAATTGCGTCGCTGGCAGCGGCCGCGGTGGGCGCCGTGTGGGCGTGCTGCTCGCCCGATTTCGGCGCCGAGGGCACCATCGGACGCCTGGCGCAACTGGAGCCGACCGTGCTCATCGCGGTGGACGGCTACCACTGGAACGGCAAACACATCGACCGCGGCGAGGTTGTCGCGCAGTTGCGCGCCAACCTGCCGACGCTTCGGCACTTCGTGCACGTCCCCTACGCCTTCCACCGACCGCACCCGGACGGCTCGATCCCGTGGGACGACCTGCTGGCGCAGGAAGTGCCCGCCGAATTCGAGCAGGTCGAGTTCTCCCACCCGTTGTGGGTGCTGTTCACCTCCGGCACGACCGGGTTGCCCAAGGGCCTGGTGCACAGCCACGGCGGGATCACGCTGCAGGCCTTCCAATGGGCCGGCCTCTACGCCGGCCTGCGCGAGGGTGAGCGGATGTTCAGCTACACCTCGACCGGCTGGGCGCTGTGGAACATCCAACTGGACGCCCTCACCCAGGGCGCGAGCCTGGTCCTCTACGAGGGCGCGCCCAACTTCCCTCCCGGCTCGATCTGGGAAGTCGCCGCCCGTACCGGGGCGCAGGTCATGCTGCTCGGCGCCGCGGTGGTCACCACGATCGCCAACACCGGGATCTCTCCCCGGTCGCAGTGGGACCTGTCGGCGCTGCGGCATCTGTCGGTCAGCGGGTCGGCGTTGCCCTCGGCCGGCTATCACTGGGTGCTGGAGCACATCGGCCCGGACGTGCGGATCGACTCGACGTCCGGCGGCACCGACATCTCCGGATCCTTCGTCGGCGCGAACGAATACGCCCCGGTCCTCCTCGGCCGCATCAGCGGCAAGGTGGCCGGCGTGGATTGCGCGGCCTGGGACGAGGACGGCAAAGAGGTCGTCGATCAGGTCGGTGACCTGGTGATCAAGCAGCCGATGCCCTCGATGCCGGTGTACCTGTGGAACGACCCAGATGCCGTCCGCTACATGGAATCCTACTTCGACGCCTGGCCCGGCGTGTGGCGGCACGGCGACTGGGTGACGATGCACTCCGACGGCAGCGTCTCGGTCCACGGGCGCTCGGACTCGACGCTGAATCGGCAGGGCGTTCGGCTGGGCAGCAGCGACTTCTACGACGTCCTGGAGACGATGCCGGAAATCGTCGAGACGCTGATCATCGGCCTCGACCTGCCCGACGACGGCTACTGGCTCGGCCTGTTCGTCGTCCCCGCGGAGGGACATCAGCTCGACGAGGAGCTCAAGCAGAAGATCGTCACCACGTTGCGGAGCCGACTGACGGCCCGTCACGTCCCCGACGAGATCGTCGAGGCGCCTGCGGTGCCGCACACCTTGAGCGGCAAACGGCTCGAGGTCCCCATCAAGAAGCTGCTGCGCGGGACGCCGTTGGAGAAGGCCGCGAACATTGCCTCGGTCGACAGCCCCGAGGCCCTGCGCTGGTACGCGAAGTTCGCGGCCGACCGGCTCGCGAAGAGCTGATCAGCAGCCAGATGGACAGCTGTACCTGTGCAGGCTAGCCTGCACGCTCGTGTCAAGTCGCTCGCAGGCAACCGCTCGGGAGATCACCGCGGTCGTGTCCCGGATCCAGCGACGACTGCGCGAGGTCAGCCACCTCGAGACGATCACCCCGTCGATGGCCTCAGTCCTCGACCGCCTCGACAAGGAAGGCCCCGTCTCCACCAGCGATCTCGCGCGGGCCGAACGAGTCCGCCCGCAGTCAATGGCCGCGACGATCGCCGCGCTGGAGAAGGGCGGGTTCATCGAACGCCGCCCGGACCCGCATGACAGCCGACGCCAGTTCATCGCGCTGACCAGCGAGACGGGCGCCGCGATCCAGGTGCGGCGCCAGGCCCGCAGCGACTGGCTGGCCACCACGCTGGACAAGCACTTCACAGCTGCCGAACGGGCCGAGATCGCCAAGGCCGTTCGACTGCTGGCTCGGCTCGCCGAACACTGAATCAGTAGATCGACCGAGCCGGACCGAGTAGGCCGATCTCGGCGACCTGACCACTGATCAGGCCCCGGTCGAGCACCAGATAAAGCATCGTCCGCGTGACGTCCTCGGTCTCGAGGTAGCGCACGCCGTTCAGCCCGTAGTTCAGGTCGTCGAGGCGCTTGCGGAACTGCTCCTCGGTCACCGGCTTCGGCAGGTCGGGGCAGAAGACATCGTAGGTAGGTTGGTTGAAGAACAGGTCGGTGCCGACCGCACCCGGGCAGATCGCGTTGACCGTGATGCCGAAGTCCGCCAGCTCCAACGCCGCCGTCTTGACCAACCCGATCACGCCCCACTTGGCCGCGATGTAGTGCGCCAGGTTCGGCGCGGTCTGCCGCGCGCCCATCGACGAGGTCGCCACGATGCGACCGAAGCGTTGGACCTTCATCTGCGGGATGACGGCCCGGATCGCCTTGAAGATCCCGTTCAGATTGGTGTCGACGACCGTGTCCCAGAGCTCGTCGGTGGTGTTCTCCACCGTCGAGAAATCGACGATGCCGTGGTTGGCCAGCAGGATGTCGAGCCGGCCGAACTCCTCGACCGTGCGAGACACTGCCGCGTTGACCGCGACGGTGTCTCGGGCGTCGACCTCCAGGCCCAACGCGCGGACGCCCAGCTCCTCGACGAGTTTCACCGTCTCGGCCAGCTGATCGGGCGTCGCCATCGGGTAACCCAGCCCCGGCACGTCAGCCGCGATGTCGGTGACGACTACGTCGCAGCCCTCCCGCGCCAGCGCGAGGGCGTGCGAGCGGCCCTGGCCACGGGCCCCGCCGGTGATGAATGCGACCCTGCCCGCGAGCTGGCCCATGCCTCAGACCTCGATCTTGTACAGCTTGGCGGCGTTGTCCTGCACGATCTTGCGAACCACGGCCGGGTCGAGCTTCGCGAGCTTCTGCTCGGAGCGCTCAACCGGATTCGGGTAGAGACTGGTCGGGTGCGGGAAGTCGGTTTCCCACAGCACGTTGTCTGCCCCGATGCGGTCGAGCAGCGCCAGGGGGCCGGCGTCCTCGAACCAGAACGTGCCGTAGACGCCCATCTGGAACAGTTCCTTGGCCGGCGGCAGCTCCGGTTCCTCCCCGCCGGGGAATTCCTCGCGGTACTCGTAGTCGATCCGCTCGAGCACGTAAGGGATCCAGCCGATGCCGGACTCGACGCTGACCCAGTTCAGCTTCGGGAACTTGATCAGCAGATCGGAGGCGCACAGGTTCGAGATGAACCGGCTGTTCGACAGCTCCGTCTGGATGGAGCGGACCGGCTTGGCGGCGCGCTCCGGCAGCGACGGCCAAGCCGCCCCGCCCTGTTCGCCCTTCCAGTTGCGGGCGCCGATGTGGATGTTGATCGGTAGTTCGAGGTCCTCGAGGACCTCGTAGAGGGGGTACCAGTGCTCCTGGCCCAGGTCGGGCAGGCCACCGAGGTGCGGCTCGCCGGCCATCAGCACGCCGGACAGCCCGATGTCCCTGGCCCGCTTGGCTTCCGCGATCGATTGCTCGATGTCCCAGAACGGCAACATGGCCTGGGGCAGCAGGCGCTCGGAGCCCTCGGCCTGCCACTCGCGCATCGCGTCGTTGTAGATCTGGCAGATCACGTAGGACAGGTCGCGGTCCAGGTCCTGCACCATCGCCGGGGCGGCGAAGCCCATGATATTCGGGTAGACGATCTGGGCGTAGATGCCCATCTCGTCCAGCAGGTCCACCCGCGGCTTGGCCTCGACGGCGGCGCGGTGGATGTCCTCCTTGGCGGCGCCGATCCGGCCGTCGGCCAGCTCCATGTTGGCGCCGTAGTACGGGATCTTCTCCCCGGCCTTGTTCACGAACGCGATCGAGTTGTTGCGGCTCAGCTTGCGGCCGTCGACGAACCAGTAGCTCTCGCCGTCCGTGTCGAAGCGGGTCTGCGGCACCCGGTCGGCGAACTTGGCCGGGGTGCGGGAGGTCCACAGGTCCTCGGCCTCGGTGATGTGGGAGTCGGCGTCGATGAGCTTCAGCCCGGCGAACGGGCCGCTCTCACGCGGCTTGAACGTCGAGTCAGGCAAGGAAGTTCCCTTCGTCATTCACCTTGATCACCTTGCTGGTGGCCCATTCCCGGAAGCCCTCGATGCCCATCTCCCGGCCGAACCCGGAACGCTTGAACCCGCCGAAAGGCTGGCCGAGGACGCCGCCGCTGGAGTTCGTCGTGACACTGCCGGCTCGGACGCGTCGGGCGACACTGCGGGCCAGGTTGTTGTCGTTCGTGTAAACCGCCGCGGCCAAGCCGTACTGCGAGTCGTTGGCCATTCGAATCGCGTCGTCGATGTCGTCGTAGGTGATGACGGTGAACACCGGACCGAACACCTCCTCCTGCGCGACCGTGTGTTCGTTCCGCACGTTCGTGAGCAGTGTGGGCTCGAAGAACCAGCCCTTGTCCAGACCGGCCGGGCGCTTTCCGCCGTAGGCGATCTCCGCACCTTCCTTCAGCGCGATCTCCACGAACTGCTCGCAGCGCGTCCGGGTGCGCTCGACCGCGACCGGACCGAAGTCGGTGGTCGGGTCCATCGCGTCGCCGATCTTCAAGCTGCCGAACACACCGGCCAGCGCGCCGACGATCTCGTCGTGGCGTTGGCGCGAGACCAACAAGCGGGTGATCGCCACGCAGACCTGGCCCTGGAACGGAATCAGGCCCGGCAGCAACGCCCCGATCAGCTGCGGCAGCGGGATGTCGTCGGCGACGATGCCCGCCGACTTGCCGCCCAGCTCGAGGGTGGTCTTGACGATGCGATCCGCCGTGCTGTGCAGGATCTTCGACCCGACAGTCGTGCCACCGGTGAAGCTGACCAGGTCCACCCCGGGGTGCTCGACCAGGTACTGGCTGGCGTCGGCGCCGGCGGGCAGCACGTTGATCACACCGGCCGGCAGGGCGGCCTCGGCAGCCGCCTGCGCGATGAACTGCGCGACCAGGCGGGTCTCGACCGGGAGCTTCAGGACGACGGTGTTGCCCGAGAGCAACGCCGGCAGCACCTTCATGCCCAGGTAGGCCAACGGGCCGTTGTAGGTGAGGATCGTGACCGCGACGCCGAACGGCTCGCGCACGATCGTCACCTGCCCGGCGAAGCCGGTGCGCTCCTCGCTCTCCGGCAGCAGCGCCGCGGTGGCGTAGGCGTCGTCGTACAGCACCGGAGCGACGATTCCGTTGATGGCGTCACGGAAAGCCTTGGTCGGGCCGCACTCGGCGCCCCAGGCATCGCCGATCTGGTCCTTGCGCGCGAGCAGCGCGTCGGTGAACGGACGTAGCTTCGCGGCTCGCGCGGCCACCGTCAGGTTCGACCAGACACCACTGTCGAACGCCAGCCGCGCCGCGGACACCGCCCGGTCGACGTCCTCGAACGAGACTTCAGGCAGCGCGGCGAGGACCGCTTCGTTGCTCGGGTTCACGACCGAGAACAAGCCGTCGCCGGCCGCGGGAACCCAACGGCCACCGATGAAGAACTCGCCGGCATGGGGAATCGCGAGGTCGAGCCCCGCGATGCTCTGGGAAACGCCAGTCACTGCCTTACCTTCCTGCGAAGCGGAAACCCGGTGGGCTCAGCGGTCCAGGACGACCCAGTACTGCAGGTAGCGCGGGATGTCGCCGATGAGGAACTTGCTCATGTCCTTCTTGAGGGTCACCGGCTCACGCTCCGGATCCGGGCGGACGCCGAGGCTCATCAGCTTGCGCAGCAGTTCCAGGTGCGCGCCGCCCTTGCCCTCGTGGCCGACGACCACACGCAGGCCGTAGCACTGATGCGATCCGATGCCGAAGCCGACGCCGTAGCGGGGCGAGCCGTCTGTCGGGTCGGGCCGGTGGGGATTGAAGTCGGCAGCGTCGGCGCCGAAGATCTCCGGGTCGCGGTTGGCCAGCACGTACTCGATGTGCAGTTCCTGGTTGGGGTAGACCTTCTCGCCGGTGCAGAGGGTGTTCTCCTCCAGCGACAGCCTGGTCTGGTACGGCGCGAACGGTGCCCGCATCCGGATGATCTCCTGCAGGCTGTGCAGCAGGAACGACGCGTCGGTCGCCAGCGCCAGGTCCTCGGGGTGCTCGGCGAACCACGGCTGCAGCAGGTCGACGG from Sporichthyaceae bacterium encodes the following:
- a CDS encoding LLM class flavin-dependent oxidoreductase, with amino-acid sequence MDVSVGFPPSLQTPDLIVRAEELGYHRAWCFDAPAVFGDIWMALARAADRTTRIGLGTAVIIPDYRHLMATATAAATLAGQAPGRVAIGLGPGRAQIMHGGKPGLWKDLEAYTVALRALLRGEAVEWNGTTHQLLHPPGVVAERPIEVPILLSAEGPKGLEIAGRVADGVISFGVARSGFAWNAVLLHGTVLPAGAVDDDHLLAAAGAGAGAAYHITYATGGDAVDQLPGGADYRAAIEALPLEQRARAVWSQHLVEAAPAERLALTPARIRSSTFTGPADELRDRLGELEKAGATEAIYQPAGPDLDRELTAFARMAGIGG
- a CDS encoding LLM class flavin-dependent oxidoreductase, yielding MKLALYLPNFRTKVTLQEIDELTALAEDLDFDSVWTLDRIVVPEASDRMELQHSFGMMTEFPKGMPVQARGEWFQGFPLLPYLAAKTSKIRIGMSIIDTPYRSPGVLATELATIDHLAGGRLNVGVGSGWMPEEFAAASATDIFPRRHAHVRETIEIMQGVWQNELFEYHGEFADFELCGFGHKPLQKPGPPIYFSGLKDPKRSAKRIAKYGLQGWIGIQDTPEQIKHWKTEIGRELNELGHDFPANFDMCSMIWMVITDAEVDQADAGKGTNLLVGTVGQLTDRLKAYKEAGMTMPLLWPPFNDVPTAKTMDDLKVLAEEIMPKVNAG
- a CDS encoding acetoacetate--CoA ligase → MTGDVTQASETLWSPSAARIESSPLREYLSWLEKREGRAFPDHDALWAWSVADIDRFWVSLIDYYRIGFSQPWTAVRTPEPMPHTRWFPGARLNWAEQALRTGDDDATALVCAQEGGGPHREISRGSLRAQVAAAAGWLRRAAVRPGDRVAAYLPNTEHAVIASLAAAAVGAVWACCSPDFGAEGTIGRLAQLEPTVLIAVDGYHWNGKHIDRGEVVAQLRANLPTLRHFVHVPYAFHRPHPDGSIPWDDLLAQEVPAEFEQVEFSHPLWVLFTSGTTGLPKGLVHSHGGITLQAFQWAGLYAGLREGERMFSYTSTGWALWNIQLDALTQGASLVLYEGAPNFPPGSIWEVAARTGAQVMLLGAAVVTTIANTGISPRSQWDLSALRHLSVSGSALPSAGYHWVLEHIGPDVRIDSTSGGTDISGSFVGANEYAPVLLGRISGKVAGVDCAAWDEDGKEVVDQVGDLVIKQPMPSMPVYLWNDPDAVRYMESYFDAWPGVWRHGDWVTMHSDGSVSVHGRSDSTLNRQGVRLGSSDFYDVLETMPEIVETLIIGLDLPDDGYWLGLFVVPAEGHQLDEELKQKIVTTLRSRLTARHVPDEIVEAPAVPHTLSGKRLEVPIKKLLRGTPLEKAANIASVDSPEALRWYAKFAADRLAKS
- a CDS encoding MarR family transcriptional regulator codes for the protein MSSRSQATAREITAVVSRIQRRLREVSHLETITPSMASVLDRLDKEGPVSTSDLARAERVRPQSMAATIAALEKGGFIERRPDPHDSRRQFIALTSETGAAIQVRRQARSDWLATTLDKHFTAAERAEIAKAVRLLARLAEH
- a CDS encoding mycofactocin-coupled SDR family oxidoreductase, whose product is MGQLAGRVAFITGGARGQGRSHALALAREGCDVVVTDIAADVPGLGYPMATPDQLAETVKLVEELGVRALGLEVDARDTVAVNAAVSRTVEEFGRLDILLANHGIVDFSTVENTTDELWDTVVDTNLNGIFKAIRAVIPQMKVQRFGRIVATSSMGARQTAPNLAHYIAAKWGVIGLVKTAALELADFGITVNAICPGAVGTDLFFNQPTYDVFCPDLPKPVTEEQFRKRLDDLNYGLNGVRYLETEDVTRTMLYLVLDRGLISGQVAEIGLLGPARSIY
- a CDS encoding amidohydrolase family protein, whose amino-acid sequence is MPDSTFKPRESGPFAGLKLIDADSHITEAEDLWTSRTPAKFADRVPQTRFDTDGESYWFVDGRKLSRNNSIAFVNKAGEKIPYYGANMELADGRIGAAKEDIHRAAVEAKPRVDLLDEMGIYAQIVYPNIMGFAAPAMVQDLDRDLSYVICQIYNDAMREWQAEGSERLLPQAMLPFWDIEQSIAEAKRARDIGLSGVLMAGEPHLGGLPDLGQEHWYPLYEVLEDLELPINIHIGARNWKGEQGGAAWPSLPERAAKPVRSIQTELSNSRFISNLCASDLLIKFPKLNWVSVESGIGWIPYVLERIDYEYREEFPGGEEPELPPAKELFQMGVYGTFWFEDAGPLALLDRIGADNVLWETDFPHPTSLYPNPVERSEQKLAKLDPAVVRKIVQDNAAKLYKIEV
- a CDS encoding aldehyde dehydrogenase family protein; the encoded protein is MTGVSQSIAGLDLAIPHAGEFFIGGRWVPAAGDGLFSVVNPSNEAVLAALPEVSFEDVDRAVSAARLAFDSGVWSNLTVAARAAKLRPFTDALLARKDQIGDAWGAECGPTKAFRDAINGIVAPVLYDDAYATAALLPESEERTGFAGQVTIVREPFGVAVTILTYNGPLAYLGMKVLPALLSGNTVVLKLPVETRLVAQFIAQAAAEAALPAGVINVLPAGADASQYLVEHPGVDLVSFTGGTTVGSKILHSTADRIVKTTLELGGKSAGIVADDIPLPQLIGALLPGLIPFQGQVCVAITRLLVSRQRHDEIVGALAGVFGSLKIGDAMDPTTDFGPVAVERTRTRCEQFVEIALKEGAEIAYGGKRPAGLDKGWFFEPTLLTNVRNEHTVAQEEVFGPVFTVITYDDIDDAIRMANDSQYGLAAAVYTNDNNLARSVARRVRAGSVTTNSSGGVLGQPFGGFKRSGFGREMGIEGFREWATSKVIKVNDEGNFLA